In one window of Tubulanus polymorphus chromosome 3, tnTubPoly1.2, whole genome shotgun sequence DNA:
- the LOC141902760 gene encoding uncharacterized protein LOC141902760, which yields MANEFLIPGYPMIWLARNTGQPATSAVTLAYQNDAGPLYLAVADTNIGRIPGKAMKGTCWYSINGKEEETAAFWWICASSQLKLYRGDFPRGPLASGYQHDGSGLYYSVVADTSYGTIPGKICASSRLCSYPYGGKEHTTDNFSYVIFV from the exons ATGGCGAACGAATTTCTCATTCCCGGTTATCCAATGATTTGGCTGGCGCGTAATACTGGCCAACCAGCAACGAGCGCAGTAACACTCGCTTACCAAAACGACGCCGGACCTTTGTATCTGGCCGTGGCAGATACAAACATCGGACGCATCCCCGGTAAAGCGATGAAAGGCACTTGTTGGTATTCAATCAACGGCAAAGAAGAGGAAACGGCTGCGTTTTGGTGGATATGTGCCTCTTCGCAGCTCAAGTTATAC CGAGGTGATTTTCCAAGGGGGCCACTGGCCAGTGGTTACCAGCACGATGGCTCCGGTTTGTACTATAGCGTCGTCGCAGATACAAGTTACGGAACTATACCGGGAAAGATCTGTGCCTCGAGTCGTTTGTGTAGTTATCCGTATGGAGGAAAAGAGCACACCACTGACAACTTCTCATACGTTATTTTCGTgtaa
- the LOC141901493 gene encoding leucine-rich repeat-containing protein 69-like, with protein sequence MADTLLLKALRSQPKCLNLTSKRLKKVPKAIGQLNKVTQVLLKNNQLTDLPKEFASLAQLEGLNLGNNNLEQIPNALQYLESLQTLHLFNNNITTLSADVLWPLQNLKLLNLNQNCLQKLPAEICRLTNLEHLSLDNNELVELPVELCALTNLRELHIAYNQLTTLPLEFGFLMNLERLHLQRNKLKELPESMGKLYKLKTLDIAANELRIFPTEITNLPLKEIYFEANPLLQHLPVHSIQEEEVLGLKEMVARFIMKELKDRSSYLRVQIKYHPQVRDILAQSSKCSVCSESFLNTWLECVQFINTKKTMKTSNGGGVIPVRALLCSYKCFNSAGHQYYGVAFP encoded by the exons ATGGCGGACACGCTCTTGCTGAAAGCGCTACGTTCACAACCAAAGTGCTTAAATTTAACGTCAAAAAGACTCAAAAAGGTTCCAAAAGCAATCGGACAGCTAAATAAAGTGACGCAAGTTCTACTTAAGAATAACCAGTTGACGGATTTACCGAAGGAATTCGCGTCATTAGCACAG TTAGAAGGTCTCAATTTGGGGAACAATAACTTGGAGCAAATTCCGAACGCTTTACAGTATCTAGAAAGTCTCCAAACCTTGCATTtgttcaacaataacataactACACTATCAGCTGATGTTTTAT GGCCACTTCAGAATTTGAAACTTCTAAACTTAAACCAAAATTGTCTCCAAAAGTTACCAGCAGAGATATGCCG ACTGACAAATTTGGAACATTTGAGCCTGGATAACAATGAACTTGTTGAGCTTCCAGTGGAGTTATGTGCATTGACGAATCTTCGCGAATTACATATAGCTTACAACCAACTGACTACCCTACCGCTCGAATTCGGATTTCTGATGAACTTAGAACGGTTGCATTTACAAAGAAACAAACTCAAAGAGTTACCAGAG agTATGGGGAAATTGTATAAACTGAAAACCTTGGATATAGCTGCAAATGAATTAAGAATCTTTCCAACAGAG ATAACGAATCTTCCATTGAAAGAAATATACTTCGAAGCGAATCCTCTTTTACAACATCTACCAGTGCATTCTATTCAAGAAGAAGAAGTCCTTGGGTTAAAG GAAATGGTGGCAAGGTTTATAATGAAAGAACTGAAAGATAG GTCATCGTACTTACGTGTCCAAATCAAATATCACCCGCAGGTTCGTGATATTTTGGCACAGTCGAGTAAATGTTCAGTTTGTTCGGAATCATTTCTCAATACATGGTTAGAATGCGTTCAGTTCATCAACACCAAAAAG ACGATGAAAACATCGAATGGCGGTGGCGTTATTCCAGTACGTGCTTTACTCTGTTCGTATAAGTGCTTCAACAGCGCCGGACATCAGTATTACGGAGTGGCTTTTCCCTGA
- the LOC141901285 gene encoding uncharacterized protein LOC141901285, whose product MSFLNDIGASDESSTCTNEVLYLAAHVCYKFNVEDSDLVSAVFEKVMASCGNFDRFFEFLDPMSLVFEIENNLYPYRYNEKDGHITKARLRALEYFIPYITRYKATQMFFDPLSLLPSESDDFVLTAKRVRVALIDSPLNSCRGSTPILLACHSCSPEAVQLLLRYGCKAMPVEANGPGLVQPDINTRHFQPIYQVTSKLNALVFWRSRNVFDHLTEEENDELQNQLQKRESVLVDILKLFGAAVRKLPVKIAAGDSLVSTQSTSLMFYLNPYYAKYPDLVLMCSPGPSPLVHLCRCAIRETMRECETLPSGINKLPLPKMIQKYLDLHLQY is encoded by the coding sequence ATGAGCTTTTTGAACGATATCGGCGCGTCCGATGAATCGTCCACGTGTACAAACGAGGTTTTATACTTGGCAGCTCATGTTTGTTACAAGTTTAACGTCGAAGACTCGGATTTGGTTTCAGCCGTTTTCGAAAAAGTCATGGCATCTTGCGGCAATTTCGATCGGTTTTTTGAGTTTCTCGACCCGATGTCCTTAGtgtttgaaatcgaaaataatCTTTATCCGTATCGTTACAACGAAAAAGACGGACACATAACCAAGGCGAGGCTTCGGGCTTTGGAATATTTCATTCCTTATATTACCAGATACAAGGCCACCCAGATGTTTTTCGATCCACTATCGTTGCTGCCTTCGGAATCCGATGATTTCGTTCTTACGGCTAAACGTGTCCGGGTGGCTTTGATAGATTCGCCTCTGAATAGCTGTCGGGGTTCGACCCCGATTTTACTGGCGTGTCATTCGTGCAGTCCAGAAGCAGTGCAACTACTGCTACGATACGGCTGCAAAGCGATGCCGGTTGAGGCGAATGGACCCGGTCTAGTGCAGCCCGACATCAACACTAGACATTTCCAACCGATCTACCAAGTCACCAGCAAACTGAACGCGTTAGTGTTTTGGCGATCGCGAAATGTTTTCGATCATCTTACCGAAGAGGAGAATGACGAACTACAAAATCAACTGCAAAAACGCGAATCTGTCCTCGTCGATATTCTGAAACTGTTCGGCGCGGCTGTTAGGAAATTACCAGTAAAAATTGCCGCGGGTGATTCCCTGGTTTCTACCCAATCGACGtcgttgatgttttatttgaatccgTATTACGCGAAATATCCAGATCTCGTGTTAATGTGTTCGCCCGGACCGTCGCCGTTAGTTCATTTGTGCCGTTGTGCCATCCGGGAAACAATGCGTGAGTGTGAAACTCTGCCGTCTGgtatcaataaattaccgtTGCCGAAAATGATACAGAAATACTTGGATCTGCATTTGCAGTACTGA
- the LOC141901821 gene encoding dipeptidase 1-like isoform X1, with protein MAYQNMDVHTVSKRKTYSKGLLLVAAVGTVLFALIVGLAVGIPLTKRSLTQSLTPLQRARQLLQQTPLIDGHNDLPYRYTIYADNSVETVNLRERPPNWNISHTDIDRLRRGQVGAQFWAAFVLCKTQQKDAVRATLEQIDVIKRYVALYPDVFEFVTSAQGILDAFKRKRIASLIGVEGGHSIDSSLGALRMMYDLGTRYMTLTHNCNTPWADNSIVDSGKQTAQFPKTGLNDFGKHAEKKSYLQEVVREMNRIGMLVDISHVSEAVMMTVLNISEAPVIFSHSSSYALCAHSRNVKDTTLKFLAEKNKGVVMVNFFSNFINCPPAYNSTLANLTMVADHIDHIKNVAGADHVGIGADYDGVPWVPEGLDDVSKYPELFAELIMRGWSDDDLKKLAGENLLRVFKKAEEVRDRMSQMKPIDTVIPLESVANVSCRTRLPTP; from the exons ATGGCTTACCAAAATATGGATGTTCACACCGTTTCTAAGCGAAAGACGTATTCGAAAGGTCTGCTACTCGTTGCCGCAGTCGGTACGGTCCTTTTTGCCTTGATTGTAGGGTTAGCAGTTGGCATACCCCTGACGAAACGCTCACTAACACAGTCATTGACTCCATTACAGCGAGCCCGACAGTTGCTGCAACAAACTCCTCTTATAGACGG ACACAACGATCTGCCGTACAGATACACTATCTATGCGGATAACAGCGTGGAAACGGTGAACCTGAGAGAACGACCACCAAACTGGAATATCAGTCATACTGACATAGATCGACTGCGGAGGGGACAAGTCGGAGCTCAG TTTTGGGCAGCATTTGTCCTATGTAAGACACAACAGAAAGATGCCGTCCGTGCAACTCTAGAACAAATTGACGTAATCAAGCGCTACGTGGCCTTATATCCAGATGTATTCGAATTTGTTACATCAGCACAGG gCATTTTGGATGCCTTTAAACGGAAGCGAATAGCAAGCTTGATTGGCGTTGAAGGCGGACACTCAATAGACAGTAGCCTCGGTGCTTTGCGCATGATGTATGATTTGGGCACTAGATACATGACATTGACGCACAACTGCAACACACCCTG GGCGGATAACTCGATTGTGGACTCTGGTAAACAAACGGCGCAATTTCCCAAAACCGGACTCAATGACTTTGGAAAG catgcagaaaaaaaatcgtaTTTGCAGGAGGTGGTGAGGGAAATGAACCGAATCGGGATGTTAGTGGATATATCTCACGTATCCGAGGCGGTCATGATGACTGTATTGAACATATCAGAAGCGCCGGTCATATTCAGCCATTCTTCATCGTACGCGTTATGCGCCCATAGCCGCAATGTTAAAGACACGACTCTGAAATTTCTCGCG GAAAAGAATAAGGGCGTTGTGATGGTCAATTTTTTCTCCAACTTTATCAACTGCCCACCGGCGTATAACAGCACGCTCGCAAATCTTACTATGGTAGCCG ATCACATTGACCACATCAAGAATGTAGCTGGAGCTGACCATGTTGGAATAGGCGCTGATTACGACGGAGTTCCTTG GGTCCCCGAGGGGTTAGACGACGTATCCAAATATCCTGAACTGTTTGCGGAACTCATAATGCGAGGCTGGTCGGACGATGACCTGAAAAAGCTGGCCGGGGAAAATCTGTTGAGAGTTTTCAAGAAAGCGGAAGAG GTTCGCGATCGGATGTCCCAAATGAAACCGATAGATACCGTTATTCCTTTAGAATCCGTAGCTAACGTTTCTTGTAGAACTCGGTTACCGACACCCTAA
- the LOC141901821 gene encoding dipeptidase 1-like isoform X2, which translates to MAYQNMDVHTVSKRKTYSKGLLLVAAVGTVLFALIVGLAVGIPLTKRSLTQSLTPLQRARQLLQQTPLIDGHNDLPYRYTIYADNSVETVNLRERPPNWNISHTDIDRLRRGQVGAQFWAAFVLCKTQQKDAVRATLEQIDVIKRYVALYPDVFEFVTSAQGILDAFKRKRIASLIGVEGGHSIDSSLGALRMMYDLGTRYMTLTHNCNTPWADNSIVDSGKQTAQFPKTGLNDFGKEVVREMNRIGMLVDISHVSEAVMMTVLNISEAPVIFSHSSSYALCAHSRNVKDTTLKFLAEKNKGVVMVNFFSNFINCPPAYNSTLANLTMVADHIDHIKNVAGADHVGIGADYDGVPWVPEGLDDVSKYPELFAELIMRGWSDDDLKKLAGENLLRVFKKAEEVRDRMSQMKPIDTVIPLESVANVSCRTRLPTP; encoded by the exons ATGGCTTACCAAAATATGGATGTTCACACCGTTTCTAAGCGAAAGACGTATTCGAAAGGTCTGCTACTCGTTGCCGCAGTCGGTACGGTCCTTTTTGCCTTGATTGTAGGGTTAGCAGTTGGCATACCCCTGACGAAACGCTCACTAACACAGTCATTGACTCCATTACAGCGAGCCCGACAGTTGCTGCAACAAACTCCTCTTATAGACGG ACACAACGATCTGCCGTACAGATACACTATCTATGCGGATAACAGCGTGGAAACGGTGAACCTGAGAGAACGACCACCAAACTGGAATATCAGTCATACTGACATAGATCGACTGCGGAGGGGACAAGTCGGAGCTCAG TTTTGGGCAGCATTTGTCCTATGTAAGACACAACAGAAAGATGCCGTCCGTGCAACTCTAGAACAAATTGACGTAATCAAGCGCTACGTGGCCTTATATCCAGATGTATTCGAATTTGTTACATCAGCACAGG gCATTTTGGATGCCTTTAAACGGAAGCGAATAGCAAGCTTGATTGGCGTTGAAGGCGGACACTCAATAGACAGTAGCCTCGGTGCTTTGCGCATGATGTATGATTTGGGCACTAGATACATGACATTGACGCACAACTGCAACACACCCTG GGCGGATAACTCGATTGTGGACTCTGGTAAACAAACGGCGCAATTTCCCAAAACCGGACTCAATGACTTTGGAAAG GAGGTGGTGAGGGAAATGAACCGAATCGGGATGTTAGTGGATATATCTCACGTATCCGAGGCGGTCATGATGACTGTATTGAACATATCAGAAGCGCCGGTCATATTCAGCCATTCTTCATCGTACGCGTTATGCGCCCATAGCCGCAATGTTAAAGACACGACTCTGAAATTTCTCGCG GAAAAGAATAAGGGCGTTGTGATGGTCAATTTTTTCTCCAACTTTATCAACTGCCCACCGGCGTATAACAGCACGCTCGCAAATCTTACTATGGTAGCCG ATCACATTGACCACATCAAGAATGTAGCTGGAGCTGACCATGTTGGAATAGGCGCTGATTACGACGGAGTTCCTTG GGTCCCCGAGGGGTTAGACGACGTATCCAAATATCCTGAACTGTTTGCGGAACTCATAATGCGAGGCTGGTCGGACGATGACCTGAAAAAGCTGGCCGGGGAAAATCTGTTGAGAGTTTTCAAGAAAGCGGAAGAG GTTCGCGATCGGATGTCCCAAATGAAACCGATAGATACCGTTATTCCTTTAGAATCCGTAGCTAACGTTTCTTGTAGAACTCGGTTACCGACACCCTAA
- the LOC141901821 gene encoding dipeptidase 1-like isoform X3: protein MAYQNMDVHTVSKRKTYSKGLLLVAAVGTVLFALIVGLAVGIPLTKRSLTQSLTPLQRARQLLQQTPLIDGHNDLPYRYTIYADNSVETVNLRERPPNWNISHTDIDRLRRGQVGAQFWAAFVLCKTQQKDAVRATLEQIDVIKRYVALYPDVFEFVTSAQGILDAFKRKRIASLIGVEGGHSIDSSLGALRMMYDLGTRYMTLTHNCNTPWADNSIVDSGKQTAQFPKTGLNDFGKEKNKGVVMVNFFSNFINCPPAYNSTLANLTMVADHIDHIKNVAGADHVGIGADYDGVPWVPEGLDDVSKYPELFAELIMRGWSDDDLKKLAGENLLRVFKKAEEVRDRMSQMKPIDTVIPLESVANVSCRTRLPTP from the exons ATGGCTTACCAAAATATGGATGTTCACACCGTTTCTAAGCGAAAGACGTATTCGAAAGGTCTGCTACTCGTTGCCGCAGTCGGTACGGTCCTTTTTGCCTTGATTGTAGGGTTAGCAGTTGGCATACCCCTGACGAAACGCTCACTAACACAGTCATTGACTCCATTACAGCGAGCCCGACAGTTGCTGCAACAAACTCCTCTTATAGACGG ACACAACGATCTGCCGTACAGATACACTATCTATGCGGATAACAGCGTGGAAACGGTGAACCTGAGAGAACGACCACCAAACTGGAATATCAGTCATACTGACATAGATCGACTGCGGAGGGGACAAGTCGGAGCTCAG TTTTGGGCAGCATTTGTCCTATGTAAGACACAACAGAAAGATGCCGTCCGTGCAACTCTAGAACAAATTGACGTAATCAAGCGCTACGTGGCCTTATATCCAGATGTATTCGAATTTGTTACATCAGCACAGG gCATTTTGGATGCCTTTAAACGGAAGCGAATAGCAAGCTTGATTGGCGTTGAAGGCGGACACTCAATAGACAGTAGCCTCGGTGCTTTGCGCATGATGTATGATTTGGGCACTAGATACATGACATTGACGCACAACTGCAACACACCCTG GGCGGATAACTCGATTGTGGACTCTGGTAAACAAACGGCGCAATTTCCCAAAACCGGACTCAATGACTTTGGAAAG GAAAAGAATAAGGGCGTTGTGATGGTCAATTTTTTCTCCAACTTTATCAACTGCCCACCGGCGTATAACAGCACGCTCGCAAATCTTACTATGGTAGCCG ATCACATTGACCACATCAAGAATGTAGCTGGAGCTGACCATGTTGGAATAGGCGCTGATTACGACGGAGTTCCTTG GGTCCCCGAGGGGTTAGACGACGTATCCAAATATCCTGAACTGTTTGCGGAACTCATAATGCGAGGCTGGTCGGACGATGACCTGAAAAAGCTGGCCGGGGAAAATCTGTTGAGAGTTTTCAAGAAAGCGGAAGAG GTTCGCGATCGGATGTCCCAAATGAAACCGATAGATACCGTTATTCCTTTAGAATCCGTAGCTAACGTTTCTTGTAGAACTCGGTTACCGACACCCTAA
- the LOC141901287 gene encoding uncharacterized protein LOC141901287 translates to MNGSNGTSVPPSNGHSGAFGDILMVFVGYIAPVCYIQGIVGNTGSLYIFIRSRKLRHKDVLDYLLPLCVADLILLVFGAMVTWLHLDMPNAIGGADNIRTNILSTPASCKILSYLGWVGGFSASWIIALFTLERVVSVSISHTIMWLTRRKRLIAIALVALLGILILIPVLVTYDIDDDGYFIECVYTYKESQGTISFLGPFLLFFVIYLLPVFFVCIGNGIITWALMAKRKRDDPTDPVDLERQDREMKVIKQLLVISMLYLVCVIPAAALDLIMFQFDMQKSDPDNDLLHAYDFVNRLIYMNNSFNYVAYILTLDWFRREVKSICCPTRVNVDYNEMTEEAFAIVRGQNYGGAYSRM, encoded by the coding sequence ATGAACGGATCGAATGGCACGAGTGTGCCCCCTTCCAATGGACATAGTGGTGCATTTGGAGATATTCTAATGGTATTTGTAGGATACATAGCACCAGTTTGCTACATTCAAGGGATAGTCGGAAATACCGGTTCGCTTTACATCTTCATCAGGAGTAGGAAACTACGTCACAAAGATGTTCTAGATTACTTATTACCACTTTGCGTTGCCGATCTAATTTTATTGGTATTCGGCGCGATGGTTACGTGGCTACATTTGGACATGCCCAATGCGATCGGAGGCGCTGATAATATAAGAACAAATATCCTTTCTACGCCGGCATCGTGTAAGATTCTATCGTATCTAGGATGGGTGGGCGGATTCTCGGCATCGTGGATAATAGCGTTGTTCACGTTAGAAAGAGTCGTTTCGGTCAGTATATCGCATACGATCATGTGGCTGACGCGAAGAAAAAGACTAATCGCTATTGCTTTGGTAGCGCTTTTGGGTATATTAATTCTGATTCCCGTTTTGGTAACCTACGACATCGACGATGACGGCTACTTTATCGAGTGTGTTTACACATACAAAGAATCGCAAGGAACTATTTCTTTTTTGGGGccgtttttattgtttttcgtGATATACCTCCTTCCCGTGTTTTTTGTATGTATTGGCAACGGAATAATCACATGGGCGCTGATGGCCAAACGAAAACGCGACGATCCAACCGATCCCGTTGATCTTGAGAGGCAAGACCGCGAAATGAAGGTCATAAAACAATTACTGGTGATTTCGATGTTATATCTTGTCTGCGTGATTCCGGCTGCCGCGTTAGACCTAATCATGTTTCAGTTTGACATGCAAAAATCCGACCCGGATAACGATCTATTACATGCCTACGATTTCGTGAATAGACTCATTTACATGAACAATAGTTTTAATTACGTAGCCTATATTCTTACGTTGGATTGGTTTAGGCGTGAAGTGAAGTCGATATGCTGTCCAACTCGTGTCAACGTTGACTATAATGAAATGACCGAGGAAGCATTCGCCATAGTGCGAGGCCAGAACTATGGAGGTGCCTATAGCCGTATGTAA
- the LOC141902676 gene encoding uncharacterized protein LOC141902676 encodes MEKQTFKMNGSNGTSVPPSNGHSAFGDILMVFVGYIAPVCYIQGIVGNAGSLYIFIRSRKLRHKDVLDYLLPLCVADLILLVFGAMVTWLHLDMPSAIGGADNIRTNILSTPASCKILSYLGWVGGFSASWIIALFTFERVVSVSISHTIMWLTRRKRLIAIALVALLSILILIPVLVTYDIDDDGYSIECEYRYKESQGTISFLGPFLLFFVIYLLPVFLVCIGNGIIIWALMAKRKRDDPTDPVDLERQDREMKVIKQLLVISMLYLVCVIPAAALDLIKFQFDMQKSDPDNDLLYAAYDFVNRLIYMNNSFNYVAYILTLDWFRREVKSICCPTRVNVDYNEMTEEAFAIVRGQNYGGAYSRM; translated from the coding sequence ATGgaaaaacaaacattcaaGATGAACGGATCGAATGGCACGAGTGTGCCCCCTTCCAATGGACATAGTGCATTTGGAGATATTCTAATGGTATTTGTAGGATACATAGCACCAGTTTGCTACATTCAAGGGATAGTCGGAAATGCCGGTTCGCTTTACATCTTCATCAGGAGTAGGAAACTACGTCACAAAGATGTTCTAGATTACTTATTACCACTTTGCGTTGCCGATCTAATTTTATTGGTATTCGGCGCGATGGTTACGTGGCTACATTTGGACATGCCCAGTGCGATCGGAGGCGCTGATAATATAAGAACAAATATCCTTTCTACGCCGGCATCGTGTAAGATTCTATCGTATCTAGGATGGGTGGGCGGATTCTCGGCATCGTGGATAATAGCGTTGTTCACGTTCGAAAGAGTCGTTTCGGTCAGTATATCGCATACGATCATGTGGCTGACACGAAGAAAAAGACTAATCGCTATTGCTTTGGTAGCGCTTTTGAGTATATTAATTCTGATTCCCGTTTTGGTAACCTACGACATCGACGATGACGGCTACTCTATCGAGTGTGAATACAGATACAAAGAATCGCAAGGAACTATTTCTTTTTTGGGGccgtttttattgtttttcgtGATATACCTCCTTCCCGTGTTTCTTGTATGTATTGGCAACGGAATAATCATATGGGCGCTGATGGCCAAACGAAAACGCGACGATCCAACCGATCCCGTTGATCTTGAGAGGCAAGACCGCGAAATGAAGGTCATAAAACAATTACTGGTGATTTCGATGTTATATCTTGTCTGCGTGATTCCGGCTGCCGCGTTAGACCTAATCAAGTTTCAGTTTGACATGCAAAAATCCGACCCGGATAACGATCTATTATATGCAGCCTACGATTTCGTGAATAGACTCATTTACATGAACAATAGTTTTAATTACGTAGCCTATATTCTTACGTTGGATTGGTTTAGGCGCGAAGTGAAGTCGATATGCTGTCCAACTCGTGTCAACGTTGACTATAATGAAATGACCGAGGAAGCATTCGCCATAGTGCGAGGCCAGAACTATGGAGGTGCCTATAGCCGTATGTAA